A single Struthio camelus isolate bStrCam1 chromosome 8, bStrCam1.hap1, whole genome shotgun sequence DNA region contains:
- the SYDE2 gene encoding rho GTPase-activating protein SYDE2, giving the protein MAEPLRRTLSKLRGRRSQRGAAAAAGAGHRHGGICAPQDLIENVYVASRSRREPKTPTANDVPEHRPQMNSITVSKKRNWLHQSTHRASHMEEENACKKMQGAVIQVPKSPSPLPEPKMQKVPSKSPAGLEYPVRTCSSANAIPNTFILRNCALDFSEDNDADDEGEIWYNPIPEDDELDFPRFCSSVVNSSGTADSPAATYKTLPESDLVTAGGPHEGPPRPSGHMGDSQTAQPGEVHPAEATRVPEHVQLHGQRFACKTQSGPAVEDNPTFKYSSPGSGIVLAPKADMPAEVSPPSPSPLKKGGSINWPFPDRIKSPRTVRKLSMKMKKLPELSRKLSVKGTSSHNSSDNPSSLVKGSCRNTSHTTSLPSSGNSTAAASRNVISRYHLDSSVSSQHTYRKKSTRSSKSSSKGGYLSDGDSPELITKSGKHGHETKLGKGKETLPSNSSKSEIDIDAFRHYNFSDQPKCSQYISGLMSIHFYGAEDLKPPRIDSKDVFCAIQVDSVNKARTALLTCRTTFLDMDHTFNIEIENAQHLKLVVFSWEPTPRKNRVCCHGTVVLPTLFRVTKTHQLAVKLEPRGLIYVKLSLMEQWENSLDGLDADREPVMFGVDARKVVEKENAGLMVPLLMQKCILEIEKRGCQVVGLYRLCGSAAVKKELREAFERDSKAVSLCENQYPDINVITGILKDYLRELPSPLITKQLYEAVLDAMVKNPLKMTASGCENDPSDSEHTAALLDCLPDVEKATLKMLLDHLKLVASYHEVNKMTCQNLAVCFGPVLLSQRQETSNHNNRVFTDSEELASALDFKKHIEVLHYLLQLWPVRHSTAKDPTHLNAFLEHPSSLSYLRPKKQRPQMLNLSSTEMSGVLRPRPAGLDSPSSNRYAGDWSSCGENYYLNPKESPSEADYDDVPSEDTESGDDNSKVDGSDNLIKHPQPIPKEHTFRSYLAMQAIDSAVDHRANLKDLQESIDTLIGNLERELNKNKLNMSY; this is encoded by the exons ATTTAATCGAAAATGTTTACGTAGCTTCAAGAAGCAGGAGAGAACCTAAAACTCCTACGGCAAATGACGTCCCTGAGCACCGGCCACAGATGAACAGCATTACTGTTTCGAAGAAACGCAACTGGCTACACCAGAGCACTCACAGAGCTTCTCATATGGAAGAAGAAAACGCATGTAAGAAAATGCAAGGGGCTGTTATCCAGGTACCTAAATCTCCCAGTCCATTACCTGAACCTAAAATGCAGAAGGTTCCTTCCAAGTCACCTGCAGGGCTGGAATATCCCGTGAGAACCTGCAGTTCTGCAAATGCCATTCCAAACACTTTCATACTGAGGAACTGCGCTCTGGACTTCAGTGAGGATAACGATGCAGATGATGAAGGAGAAATATGGTACAATCCTATCCCTGAGGATGACGAGCTAGACTTCCCAAGATTCTGCTCCTCTGTTGTGAATAGCTCTGGTACGGCAGACTCCCCAGCTGCCACTTACAAAACCTTGCCTGAGAGTGACTTGGTTACAGCTGGGGGGCCCCATGAAGGCCCCCCACGCCCCTCAGGGCACATGGGGGACAGTCAGACAGCTCAGCCTGGCGAGGTGCATCCGGCCGAAGCCACACGTGTGCCAGAGCACGTACAGCTGCACGGGCAAAGGTTTGCGTGCAAGACCCAGAGTGGGCCAGCTGTGGAAGACAATCCTACGTTTAAATATTCTTCACCAG gatcTGGAATCGTACTTGCACCCAAGGCTGACATGCCAGCAGAAGTTTCTCCTCCAAGTCCCAGTCCTTTGAAAAAAGGTGGATCAATCAATTGGCCTTTCCCTGATAGAATTAAATCTCCCAGAACAGTCAGGAAACTttccatgaaaatgaaaaagctgccagagctcagcagAAAGCTGAGCGTCAAGGGAACCTCAAGCCATAATAGTTCTGATAATCCTTCTTCCCTGGTGAAAGGTAGCTGTCGGAATACAAGCCATACAACATCTTTGCCATCTTCTGGAAACTCAACAGCAGCTGCCAGCAGGAATGTCATAAGTCGTTACCATCTTGACAGCAGTGTGTCGTCGCAACACacctacagaaagaaaagcacgAGGAGTTCCAAATCCTCCAGCAAAGGTGGTTACCTCAGTGATGGTGATTCTCCTGAACTTATAACAAAATCGGGTAAACACGGGCATGAAACCAAGcttgggaaaggaaaggagacccTTCCAAGCAACAGTAGTAAAAGTGAAATAGATATTGATGCTTTTAGACACTACAACTTTTCTGATCAACCCAAGTGTTCTCAGTACATCTCTGGACTCATGAGCATTCACTTCTATGGTGCTGAAGATTTGAAACCACCTAGAATAGACTCCAAAGATGTCTTTTGTGCAATACAGGTTGACTCAGTAAACAAAGCAAGAACAGCCCTGCTTACATGTAGGACAACATTTTTAGATATGGACCACACATTCAACATAGAAATTGAAAATGCTCAGCACTTAAAGCTAGTAGTGTTCAGCTGGGAACCCACCCCACGGAAAAATCGTGTTTGTTGTCATGGAACAGTGGTTCTTCCTACTCTCTTTCGAGTGACAAAGACTCATCAGCTGGCTGTCAAACTGGAACCGAGGGGCCTTATTTATGTCAAGCTGTCGCTCATGGAACAGTGGGAGAACTCTCTCGATGGTCTAGATGCAGATCGAGAGCCAGTAATGTTCGGGGTAGATGCTCGAAAAGTTGTTGAGAAAGAAAATGCGGGCTTGATGGTACCACTTTTGATGCAGAAGTGTATTCTGGAGATAGAAAAGAGAGGCTGTCAG GTGGTGGGCCTCTATCGATTATGTGGTTCGGCAGCAGTTAAGAAAGAGCTTCGAGAGGCGTTTGAAAGGGACAGTAAGGCTGTTTCTCTCTGTGAAAACCAGTACCCAGATATTAATGTGATAACAG GTATCCTAAAGGATTATCTGAGAGAACTGCCCTCTCCCCTGATAACCAAACAGCTGTATGAAGCAGTACTGGATGCCATGGTGAAAAATCCCTTGAAAATGACAGCAAGTGGTTGTGAAAATGACCCAAGTGAttctgagcacacagcagccctCCTGGATTGCCTGCCAGATGTTGAGAAG gctACCCTGAAGATGCTGTTGGATCACCTGAAATTGGTGGCTTCTTACCACGAAGTAAATAAGATGACATGCCAGAACTTAGCTGTATGTTTTGGGCCTGTGTTACTAAGCCAGAGGCAGGAGACCAGCAACCATAATAACAGAGTCTTCACGGACTCGGAAGAACTTGCTAGTGCTCTGGACTTCAAAAAGCACATAGAAGTTCTTCACTACTTACTCCAGCTATGGCCGG TACGTCATTCAACTGCCAAAGACCCAACACATCTGAACGCGTTTCTAGAACACCCGTCATCCCTGAGTTATCTGAGACCTAAGAAGCAAAGACCTCAGATGTTGAATCTGAGTAGTACTGAAATGTCTGGGGTGCTTAGGCCAAGACCAGCAGGTCTAGACAGCCCTTCGAGTAACCGCTATGCGGGAGACTGGAGTAGTTGTGGGGAAAACTACTACTTAAACCCAAAAGAGAGCCCAAGTGAAGCAGACTACGATGACGTCCCTTCAGAAGACACAGAAAGTGGAGACGATAACAGCAAAGTTGATGGGTCGGATAACCTGATAAAGCATCCACAGCCCATTCCCAAGGAACACACGTTTCGGAGCTATTTGGCAATGCAAGCGATCGATTCAGCAGTGGACCACAGAGCAAACCTcaaagacctgcaggaaagtaTTGATACTCTGATAGGAAACCTGGAAAGGGAACTcaacaaaaataaactaaatatgAGTTACTAA